Proteins from one Spirochaetota bacterium genomic window:
- a CDS encoding phosphatase PAP2 family protein: MFFSNQLLFSEQTLNQIHLYAGRWLDFVMVAFTQLGNEMFYILVIPFLFWCVNKRVATIVGIAFLLSAAINDIAKFLFINPRPDAANLAPPIAELNRMYCPVNSPGFPSGHAQSAIVFWGTLAYVLKHRVFTLFSLFLIIAISYSRLYLGVHFLGDVAGGIILGTVIFLCVIALIPHYDKLWNTGIIPAVALFVIVPFIIAIALTGNEIAKSFGVLSGFAIGFILNKDKSEEMTFTILPALCKFIIGIIILLVIKEGLKIVFPSSSVFDFIRYWFMGLWVSYGAPALFMQIPYLSKKSNSSG; the protein is encoded by the coding sequence ATGTTTTTTTCCAACCAGTTACTTTTCAGTGAACAAACATTAAACCAGATACATCTTTATGCCGGAAGATGGCTTGATTTTGTTATGGTTGCATTCACACAATTAGGCAATGAGATGTTTTATATTCTTGTGATACCATTTTTATTCTGGTGTGTAAATAAACGCGTTGCAACCATAGTTGGCATTGCTTTTTTGCTATCTGCTGCAATTAACGATATTGCAAAATTTTTATTTATAAATCCCAGGCCAGATGCTGCAAACCTTGCCCCACCAATAGCAGAACTGAACCGCATGTATTGTCCTGTTAACAGCCCTGGATTTCCCAGCGGCCATGCTCAAAGTGCAATAGTATTCTGGGGTACATTGGCCTATGTGTTAAAGCATAGAGTTTTTACGCTATTTTCGCTATTTTTGATTATTGCCATCTCGTATTCTCGCCTGTATTTAGGTGTACATTTTTTAGGTGATGTGGCTGGTGGCATAATTTTAGGGACTGTTATTTTTCTGTGTGTTATTGCGTTAATCCCTCATTACGACAAACTATGGAATACCGGTATAATCCCCGCAGTTGCACTTTTTGTCATAGTACCTTTTATTATTGCCATAGCTTTAACCGGCAATGAAATTGCCAAATCATTTGGTGTACTATCCGGTTTTGCAATAGGGTTTATACTCAACAAAGATAAATCTGAAGAGATGACTTTTACAATTCTACCTGCGCTTTGTAAATTTATCATAGGGATTATCATTCTCCTTGTTATTAAAGAAGGTCTTAAAATAGTATTCCCCTCATCAAGTGTATTTGACTTTATCCGATACTGGTTTATGGGGTTGTGGGTATCGTATGGCGCACCTGCACTATTTATGCAAATTCCATACCTTTCAAAAAAGAGTAATAGTTCTGGTTAA
- a CDS encoding ROK family protein, with protein MVIGLDIGGTNIKGIIVDSTGVIRAQTKVPTGKSISETEKNILQCIDILQEISHINKNEVEAIGIGSAGAIDKHKGIVVTSPNIPWWKNYPVVQKIHKLSGCKTFLENDANCAVFGELWLGNGNHFKNWIMLTLGTGIGGGAVIDGVPYTGHAGSAMEFGHTTIDYNGLLCKCGRKGCLECYGSATAVVNFTKSHISMYPDSTIINRTKHETLTAQLVFEEAQKGDALALYIFNLIGQYLGIGIANLVNIFNPEAVILGGGLSNAHKFFLPQIIQGVQTLALAGMKEDIHYCVTSYGDYTAAIGAAKYALDNLI; from the coding sequence ATGGTTATTGGTCTGGATATTGGCGGCACAAACATAAAAGGCATTATTGTCGATAGCACCGGTGTTATACGTGCACAAACAAAGGTTCCCACAGGAAAATCTATTTCTGAAACTGAAAAAAACATTTTACAGTGCATAGATATTTTACAGGAAATATCGCACATAAACAAAAATGAAGTTGAGGCCATAGGCATCGGCTCGGCAGGCGCTATTGATAAACACAAAGGTATTGTAGTCACAAGCCCCAATATTCCATGGTGGAAAAACTATCCCGTGGTGCAAAAAATACATAAATTATCTGGATGTAAAACTTTTCTTGAAAACGATGCAAACTGCGCAGTGTTTGGCGAACTGTGGCTTGGCAATGGCAACCATTTCAAGAACTGGATAATGCTTACATTGGGCACTGGCATTGGCGGTGGAGCGGTTATTGATGGCGTGCCCTATACCGGCCATGCTGGAAGTGCAATGGAATTTGGCCATACAACTATTGATTACAATGGGCTATTGTGTAAATGCGGAAGAAAAGGCTGCCTTGAGTGCTATGGTTCAGCAACTGCGGTTGTCAATTTTACAAAAAGTCATATAAGCATGTATCCTGATTCAACAATAATTAACCGCACAAAACATGAGACATTAACAGCACAATTGGTATTTGAAGAAGCACAAAAAGGTGATGCTCTGGCACTGTATATCTTTAATTTAATTGGACAATACCTTGGAATTGGAATTGCAAATTTAGTCAATATATTTAATCCTGAAGCAGTTATACTTGGTGGCGGGCTTTCTAATGCACATAAATTTTTTTTACCACAAATTATACAGGGTGTACAAACGTTGGCCTTAGCTGGCATGAAAGAAGATATTCACTACTGTGTAACTTCATATGGTGATTACACAGCAGCAATAGGTGCTGCAAAATATGCGCTGGATAATCTGATATAA
- the rpsU gene encoding 30S ribosomal protein S21: MPVPLEVEVTDGDLERAFKNLKKRMAFEGIFKELKRRRYYEKPSEEKKRKKEEAERRRLKKIRRFETQTKQRRFVAKPSGRGGSSQDE, from the coding sequence ATGCCAGTACCTTTAGAAGTTGAGGTAACAGACGGTGATTTGGAGCGTGCGTTTAAAAATCTGAAAAAACGCATGGCTTTTGAAGGTATCTTTAAGGAGCTTAAAAGGCGCAGATACTATGAAAAGCCAAGCGAAGAAAAGAAGCGCAAAAAGGAAGAAGCTGAAAGACGCCGTTTGAAAAAAATCCGAAGATTTGAAACGCAGACAAAACAACGCCGTTTTGTTGCAAAACCATCTGGCAGAGGCGGATCTTCACAGGACGAATAA
- a CDS encoding methylmalonyl-CoA mutase family protein: MTHPEMLQKYKLNNHVRIVTAASLFDGHDASINIFRRIMIGTGAEVIHLGHNRSVWEIVKSALEEDVQAIAVTSYQGGHVEFLQYMYDLLKEHNAESIKIFAGGGGTILPHEIKELETYGICKIYSPDDGRAMGLQGMINDLLSKSDYPVGNIKNFDIEGIKKKNIRAIATAISACENFRELVKADITTVQTLTALDGTLVVGITGTGGSGKSSLIDELVLRFQQSNPDKTIAILSVDPTRQKTGGALLGDRIRMNAIYHPNVYMRSLATRDSKTSVSHNISDAIHIMKLAGYDLILLETSGIGQAQTDVLEYSDISMYVMTPEYGAATQLEKIDMLDYADIVVINKFDKLGALDALRDVKKQVQRNKETFDISPDEMPVFGTIASQFNDDGVNVLFNHLINTINAKSKTQFAPYSADKQKKDILYIVPPERSRYLSEISETIRKYNAKTKDESLKAQYCFSLKNSIEYYTQHSGDAKILKDLNQKYEEAYSSLDEESKRILQQWEDKKNNYQGEYYTYKVRGREIKVKAFTQSLSHTKIPKVCMPKFKNWGDIIEWSMQENVPGEFPFTAGVYPFKREDENPTRMFAGEGIAERTNKRFHYLSYNMPAVRLSTAFDSVTLYGCNPDKRPDIYGKIGNSGVSISTVDDVKRLYSGFKLTDPNTSVSMTINGPAPIMAAYFFNAAIDQECELYIQQNGLTNEVKRKIQEFYQKRNATPPIYRAAKLPDGHNGLGLLLLGIPGDMVIPADVYHNIKNHTLRTVRGTVQADILKEEQAQNTCIFSVDFALKLMGDMQEYFVKHKINNFYSVSISGYHIAEAGANPITQLAFTLANGFTYVEYYLARGLHIDDFAPNLSFFFSNGLDPEYSVIGRVARRIWAKAMKFKYSANERSQLLKYHIQTSGRSLHSQEIEFNDIRTTLQALYAIYDNCNSLHTNSYDEAITTPTEESVRRALAIQMIINQEYGLAKNQNPLQGSFIIEELTNLVEEAVIAEFDNISARGGVLGAMETMYQRNKIQEESLYYENKKMTGELPIIGVNTFLSKNGSPIQVPDEVVRATPEEKDTQLESLNTFHAVWNQESTVALEKLKTAVRQHENVFETLMDVSKYCSLGQLTGVLYSVGGMYRRSM, translated from the coding sequence ATGACACATCCTGAAATGTTGCAAAAATATAAGCTCAATAATCATGTGAGGATTGTAACAGCAGCATCACTGTTTGATGGACATGATGCTTCCATTAATATTTTCAGGCGAATTATGATTGGAACTGGTGCTGAGGTCATTCACCTGGGTCATAACCGCTCAGTGTGGGAGATTGTTAAAAGTGCACTGGAAGAGGATGTTCAGGCAATTGCGGTTACTTCATACCAGGGTGGTCATGTTGAGTTTTTACAGTATATGTATGATTTGCTCAAAGAGCACAACGCTGAGTCAATTAAAATTTTTGCAGGTGGCGGAGGTACAATTTTACCTCATGAAATTAAGGAGCTTGAAACGTATGGTATTTGCAAAATCTATTCACCTGATGATGGCAGAGCTATGGGACTACAGGGAATGATTAATGACCTTCTTTCAAAAAGTGATTATCCAGTAGGTAACATTAAAAATTTTGATATTGAAGGAATTAAAAAAAAGAATATTCGGGCGATAGCAACCGCAATCTCTGCCTGTGAAAATTTTAGAGAGCTTGTAAAAGCTGATATTACTACCGTGCAAACATTAACTGCTTTAGATGGCACACTTGTGGTGGGTATTACCGGAACAGGTGGTAGTGGGAAATCATCACTCATTGATGAACTGGTTTTGCGATTTCAACAGTCCAATCCTGATAAGACGATAGCTATACTGTCAGTTGATCCAACGCGGCAAAAAACAGGTGGTGCTCTTTTAGGCGATAGAATCCGAATGAATGCCATCTATCACCCCAATGTATATATGCGTTCCCTTGCAACACGTGATTCAAAGACTTCAGTCTCGCACAATATAAGCGATGCAATACACATTATGAAACTGGCAGGATATGATTTAATACTTCTTGAAACATCTGGTATTGGTCAGGCACAAACTGATGTTCTTGAATACAGCGATATATCCATGTATGTTATGACGCCTGAATATGGTGCAGCAACACAACTTGAAAAGATTGACATGCTTGATTATGCCGACATTGTTGTCATTAATAAATTTGATAAATTGGGAGCGCTGGATGCACTACGCGATGTAAAAAAACAGGTGCAGCGCAATAAAGAAACCTTTGATATTTCACCTGATGAAATGCCGGTATTTGGAACTATTGCAAGTCAGTTTAATGATGATGGTGTCAATGTATTGTTCAATCATTTAATAAACACAATTAATGCAAAGAGTAAAACACAATTTGCACCCTATAGTGCAGATAAACAAAAAAAAGACATTCTGTATATTGTTCCACCCGAACGAAGTCGGTATCTTTCTGAAATATCTGAAACAATCAGAAAGTATAATGCAAAAACAAAAGATGAATCGCTCAAAGCGCAATATTGTTTCAGTTTAAAGAACAGTATTGAATATTATACACAGCATAGTGGTGATGCAAAAATTCTAAAAGATTTAAACCAAAAGTATGAAGAAGCATATTCGTCGTTAGATGAGGAAAGTAAAAGAATATTACAACAGTGGGAAGATAAAAAGAACAATTATCAGGGTGAATATTATACCTACAAAGTGCGCGGTAGAGAAATTAAGGTAAAGGCTTTTACACAGTCACTATCGCACACAAAAATACCAAAAGTGTGTATGCCAAAATTTAAAAACTGGGGTGATATCATTGAATGGAGCATGCAGGAAAATGTGCCGGGTGAATTTCCGTTCACTGCTGGTGTATATCCGTTTAAACGCGAGGATGAAAATCCCACCCGTATGTTTGCAGGCGAAGGCATTGCCGAACGTACCAATAAACGATTTCATTACCTTTCATATAATATGCCGGCGGTGCGGCTTTCAACTGCGTTTGATTCGGTTACATTATATGGTTGTAATCCTGATAAGCGTCCCGATATCTATGGCAAAATTGGAAATTCAGGTGTATCAATTTCAACGGTTGATGATGTAAAACGTTTATATTCAGGATTTAAGCTGACTGATCCCAATACATCGGTGAGTATGACAATAAATGGGCCGGCACCTATTATGGCTGCATATTTTTTCAATGCTGCCATTGATCAGGAATGTGAATTATATATTCAGCAAAATGGATTAACCAACGAAGTAAAAAGAAAAATTCAAGAATTTTATCAAAAGCGCAATGCTACACCACCTATCTACCGGGCAGCAAAACTACCTGATGGGCATAATGGATTGGGGCTGCTTCTTCTGGGTATCCCCGGTGATATGGTTATACCTGCTGATGTATATCACAATATAAAGAATCACACACTCAGGACGGTAAGGGGCACAGTACAGGCTGATATATTAAAAGAAGAACAGGCACAGAATACCTGCATATTTTCAGTTGACTTTGCCTTGAAGCTCATGGGCGATATGCAGGAATATTTTGTTAAACATAAGATAAATAATTTTTATTCAGTTTCTATTTCCGGATATCATATTGCTGAAGCAGGTGCAAATCCCATAACGCAATTAGCGTTTACACTGGCAAATGGATTTACGTACGTGGAATACTATCTGGCACGTGGTCTGCATATTGATGATTTTGCTCCTAATTTATCGTTTTTCTTTTCAAATGGGCTTGATCCTGAGTATTCCGTTATTGGAAGGGTTGCACGCAGGATATGGGCAAAAGCCATGAAATTCAAATATAGTGCCAATGAACGCTCGCAATTGTTGAAATACCACATCCAAACTTCCGGCCGCTCCCTGCATTCACAGGAGATTGAATTTAACGATATCCGCACTACGTTGCAGGCTCTGTATGCAATATACGATAACTGTAACTCTTTGCATACCAATTCATATGACGAAGCCATTACCACACCCACTGAGGAATCAGTACGGCGAGCGCTTGCAATACAGATGATTATTAATCAGGAATATGGGTTGGCAAAAAATCAAAATCCACTGCAGGGTTCATTCATCATTGAAGAATTAACCAATTTAGTTGAAGAAGCGGTTATTGCAGAATTTGACAATATAAGTGCTCGTGGTGGTGTGCTGGGTGCAATGGAAACAATGTATCAGCGCAACAAAATACAGGAAGAATCCCTATATTATGAAAACAAAAAAATGACAGGAGAATTGCCTATCATTGGTGTTAATACATTCCTTTCTAAAAACGGAAGCCCAATTCAGGTCCCTGATGAAGTGGTACGGGCAACCCCGGAGGAAAAAGATACTCAGCTTGAATCGCTTAACACATTTCATGCGGTGTGGAATCAGGAATCAACAGTAGCCTTAGAAAAATTAAAAACTGCTGTTAGGCAGCATGAAAATGTGTTTGAAACATTAATGGATGTTTCAAAATATTGTTCATTAGGCCAGTTAACCGGTGTCCTGTATAGTGTTGGTGGTATGTACAGGCGAAGTATGTAA
- a CDS encoding replication-associated recombination protein A, with amino-acid sequence MNLFDKNTYIPLAERMRPKTIEEFVGQKHLLSKGKLLYSIFEQKKALSLILWGDPGTGKTTLAHLIANACNMDSYFISAISAGVADVRKVIDKGKANRTAGVQTLLFIDEIHRFNKAQQDAVLGAVENGDIVLIGATTENPSFSIIAPLLSRTRVLRLHPLQEDDLRAIVTAAMTNDQELSHKNITLDDVALDTLVQLAMGDARRALNILEAAAFLKGEGKIDNDTIFEAYKEQSIAYDKAGDKHYDTISAFIKSLRGSDPNAAVYYLARMLVAGEDPEFIARRMVIFASEDVGNAYPLALTVATSGMLAVKNVGLPECEIILAHMATFLASCPKSNASYMALVNAKEIASRDLHEIPLYLRNAPTQLMKQLGYAKGYKYPHDYPGHFVDEEYLPKEIKDLIFYAPSEEGNEKNIKERLVKLWPKKYKKEKDA; translated from the coding sequence ATGAACTTATTTGATAAAAATACCTATATTCCCCTGGCAGAGCGAATGCGTCCCAAAACCATTGAAGAGTTTGTGGGGCAAAAGCATTTGCTTTCAAAAGGTAAACTACTATACTCTATCTTTGAACAAAAGAAAGCTCTTTCGCTCATCCTGTGGGGTGATCCTGGAACCGGTAAAACTACACTGGCACATCTTATTGCCAATGCCTGTAATATGGATTCTTATTTTATAAGCGCAATCTCGGCAGGGGTTGCTGATGTACGCAAGGTTATTGATAAGGGGAAAGCCAATAGAACGGCGGGTGTGCAAACACTCCTTTTTATTGATGAAATTCACCGCTTTAACAAGGCACAGCAGGATGCCGTTCTTGGCGCAGTTGAAAATGGTGACATTGTGCTCATTGGGGCAACAACGGAAAACCCGTCATTTAGCATCATAGCGCCGCTGTTGTCACGCACCCGCGTATTGCGGTTGCATCCGTTACAGGAGGATGATTTACGGGCGATAGTTACTGCTGCAATGACCAATGACCAGGAACTATCGCACAAAAACATAACGCTTGATGATGTTGCATTAGATACGCTGGTACAGCTTGCTATGGGTGATGCGCGAAGGGCGCTCAACATACTTGAGGCTGCAGCGTTTTTAAAAGGTGAGGGTAAGATAGACAACGATACCATTTTTGAAGCTTACAAAGAACAAAGTATTGCTTACGATAAAGCAGGCGACAAACATTATGATACCATCTCAGCGTTTATAAAATCATTACGTGGTTCTGACCCCAACGCTGCAGTGTATTACCTGGCACGTATGCTTGTTGCGGGGGAGGACCCTGAGTTTATTGCACGGCGTATGGTGATATTTGCATCGGAGGATGTGGGCAATGCCTATCCGCTGGCGCTTACCGTTGCAACCAGTGGAATGTTAGCAGTGAAAAATGTTGGTTTACCAGAGTGTGAAATTATACTTGCTCATATGGCAACATTTTTAGCTTCGTGTCCCAAAAGCAATGCCAGTTATATGGCATTGGTTAATGCCAAAGAAATTGCATCACGAGATTTACACGAAATTCCACTCTACCTGCGTAATGCTCCCACACAACTCATGAAGCAGCTGGGTTATGCAAAAGGCTATAAATATCCACATGATTATCCCGGCCATTTTGTTGATGAAGAGTATCTTCCCAAAGAAATAAAAGATTTGATTTTTTACGCACCTTCTGAAGAAGGGAATGAAAAGAATATAAAAGAACGGCTTGTCAAACTTTGGCCAAAAAAATACAAAAAGGAGAAAGATGCATGA
- the pyrE gene encoding orotate phosphoribosyltransferase produces MNDKERLFEILYQKSFMYRDNPPFTLVSGKQSPYYFDCKATTLDPEGCILVGKCMYALIKDLPADAIGGLTLGADPISLSTAMEAYNHGNILYPLIVRKEPKKHGTQKWIEGNTANIKKVIAIDDVITTGGSTITAIERLEESGLQVIAAAVIIDREEGGREAIEEKGIKVLSLFTRSDFDKKRLG; encoded by the coding sequence ATGAACGACAAAGAAAGATTATTTGAAATTTTATATCAGAAGTCATTTATGTACAGGGACAATCCCCCTTTTACTTTGGTTAGTGGAAAACAAAGCCCGTATTATTTTGACTGCAAAGCAACAACCCTTGACCCCGAGGGGTGCATCCTTGTTGGGAAATGCATGTATGCATTAATAAAAGATTTACCAGCTGATGCAATTGGTGGATTAACATTAGGTGCAGATCCCATTTCACTATCCACGGCAATGGAAGCCTATAATCATGGAAATATATTGTATCCACTGATTGTGCGTAAAGAACCTAAAAAACACGGCACGCAGAAATGGATTGAAGGCAATACCGCTAATATAAAAAAAGTCATTGCCATTGATGATGTTATTACTACAGGGGGCTCTACTATTACGGCTATAGAGCGGTTGGAGGAATCAGGTTTACAAGTTATTGCAGCTGCGGTCATTATTGACCGTGAAGAAGGTGGACGAGAAGCAATAGAAGAGAAGGGAATAAAAGTGTTATCATTATTTACACGTTCTGATTTTGATAAAAAGAGGTTAGGATAA
- a CDS encoding outer membrane beta-barrel protein, which translates to MKKILLVLLVVFTASSVFAAGIGIKGGYSKMYDDYADGYGGEGFDDTWNFGIVFDMGTFLFNNLQFRPGIDYLSLENEDANYEYADVYGIHIDWYWFFMGKKQFSPFLGFGPALNYYSFSDDQTNNDDSDAGIEGFAGVDFDLSGPWKLMVELRYLWHDIADRDTTIVKLNIGLLYYF; encoded by the coding sequence ATGAAAAAGATATTACTTGTGTTACTGGTGGTTTTTACAGCATCATCAGTATTTGCCGCTGGCATTGGTATTAAAGGTGGCTACTCAAAGATGTACGATGACTATGCTGACGGATATGGGGGTGAAGGATTTGATGACACCTGGAACTTTGGCATAGTTTTTGACATGGGAACTTTTTTATTTAATAATCTGCAATTCAGGCCAGGAATTGATTATCTTTCATTGGAAAACGAAGATGCCAATTATGAATATGCAGATGTATATGGTATTCACATTGACTGGTACTGGTTTTTCATGGGCAAAAAACAATTTTCACCATTTTTAGGTTTTGGGCCCGCATTAAACTATTATAGCTTCAGCGATGATCAAACCAATAATGACGATTCAGACGCCGGAATAGAAGGATTTGCAGGTGTAGATTTTGACTTAAGTGGACCATGGAAACTCATGGTAGAATTGCGGTATTTATGGCATGATATTGCTGATAGAGATACCACAATAGTTAAGCTGAATATTGGATTGTTGTATTATTTCTAA
- a CDS encoding tetratricopeptide repeat protein produces the protein MPKHYDDIESEDLYEMAIQWASQGFYDKAIELIKQSIELNPNFIGAYIDLAKYYAKKQRYNEAFHVLKKASKIDTQFHRLNYLMAKYAYKSGDYIAAVKYIDRAIELSPEKLYLKIKTVIYKKSLKK, from the coding sequence ATGCCAAAACATTATGATGACATTGAATCTGAAGACCTGTATGAAATGGCCATACAATGGGCATCACAGGGTTTTTACGATAAAGCTATTGAACTTATAAAGCAATCAATAGAGCTCAATCCAAATTTTATTGGTGCATATATTGACCTTGCCAAATATTATGCAAAAAAACAGCGATACAATGAAGCATTCCATGTTTTAAAAAAAGCATCAAAGATTGATACACAATTTCACCGTTTAAATTACTTAATGGCAAAATACGCTTATAAAAGTGGTGATTATATTGCAGCAGTAAAATATATAGACAGGGCTATTGAGCTTTCACCGGAAAAATTGTATTTAAAGATTAAAACTGTCATTTATAAAAAAAGTTTAAAAAAGTAA